The proteins below are encoded in one region of Telopea speciosissima isolate NSW1024214 ecotype Mountain lineage chromosome 10, Tspe_v1, whole genome shotgun sequence:
- the LOC122642151 gene encoding glucan endo-1,3-beta-glucosidase 4-like isoform X1, producing MFWLCLRRERNNCESLIWNFRGQMKPGKCQGSVFLLLTLIFYDVSGAFIGINIGTDVSNLPSAADVVATLKAYQVTHVRFYDADHQMLSALAGTGIEVMVGVTNEEVLGIGESPSVAAAWVNKNIVAYVPQTNITAIAVGSEVLTSIPNAAPVLVQAMNYLHNALVASNINFQVKVSSPQSMDMIPRPFPPSTATFNSTWNSTMYQFLQFLKNTGSFYMLNAYPYYGYTKGDGIFPIDYALFRSLSPTKQIVDPNTLFHYTSMFDSMVDATYYSIEALNFSGIPVLVTESGWPWLGGANESDATLENAQTYSNNLVRRVLNDSGPPSQPTIPISTYIYEMFNEDKRPGPTSEKNFGIFFTNGTTVYPLILGSSSQLTGNSSGVGVFCVAKQGADSDALQAGLNWACGQGQANCTAIQEGKPCYNPDTLQNHASYAYNDYFHKMQSVGGTCDFSGTATVSNVDPSYGSCIFSGSSNSNTSGGTTPSAFGPSGTIDAGSTSTLQVSKLMYLILVILLSLI from the exons ATG TTCTGGCTCTGCctcaggagagagagaaataactgtgaaagtttaatttggaattttAGGGGCCAAATGAAGCCTGGAAAATGCCAAGGAAGTGTGTTTTTGCTGCTAaccttgattttttatgatgTGTCAG GTGCATTCATAGGGATAAACATTGGCACTGATGTCTCCAATTTACCATCTGCTGCGGATGTGGTTGCAACCCTTAAAGCTTATCAAGTTACTCATGTCCGTttctatgatgcggaccatcaAATGCTGAGTGCTCTTGCAGGCACTGGGATTGAAGTCATGGTGGGGGTCACTAATGAAGAGGTGCTAGGGATTGGAGAATCACCATCAGTTGCAGCAGCCTGGGTCAATAAGAATATTGTAGCTTATGTGCCACAAACCAATATCACAGCCATTGCTGTTGGCAGTGAGGTGCTGACTTCAATACCCAATGCTGCTCCCGTACTGGTTCAAGCCATGAACTACCTTCACAATGCTCTAGTTGCTTCAAATATCAATTTCCAGGTCAAAGTTTCGAGCCCACAGTCCATGGACATGATTCCTAGGCCTTTCCCTCCTTCCACTGCCACCTTCAATTCCACATGGAACTCCACCATGTACCAGTTCCTCCAGTTTTTGAAGAACACCGGATCCTTTTATATGTTAAATGCTTACCCTTATTATGGTTACACTAAAGGGGATGGCATCTTTCCAATTGATTATGCCCTTTTTAGGTCACTTTCTCCAACCAAACAAATTGTTGATCCCAATACTCTTTTCCACTACACCAGCATGTTTGACTCCATGGTTGATGCAACCTATTACTCTATTGAAGCACTCAATTTTTCTGGGATTCCTGTCCTAGTGACAGAATCGGGCTGGCCGTGGCTAGGTGGAGCCAATGAATCTGATGCAACTCTTGAGAATGCACAGACATACAGCAACAACTTGGTCCGCCGAGTGCTCAATGATTCAGGTCCTCCTAGTCAGCCAACTATACCAATCAGTACATACATTTATGAGATGTTCAATGAAGACAAACGACCAGGGCCCACATCTGAGAAAAATTTCGGCATATTTTTTACAAATGGAACAACCGTGtatcctttgattctgggttctTCATCTCAACTTACTGGGAACTCTTCTGGTGTTGGGGTGTTCTGTGTGGCAAAACAAGGTGCAGATTCTGATGCTTTGCAGGCTGGTCTGAACTGGGCTTGTGGGCAAGGACAGGCTAATTGCACTGCTATTCAAGAGGGGAAACCATGCTATAATCCTGACACTCTCCAGAACCATGCCTCTTATGCGTACAATGATTATTTTCACAAAATGCAGAGTGTTGGTGGGACTTGTGATTTTAGTGGTACAGCCACCGTTTCCAACGTTGATCCTA GCTATGGTTCGTGTATTTTTTCTGGAAG ttCTAATTCAAACACAAGTGGAGGAACAACTCCATCTGCATTTGGACCCTCGGGCACCATTGATGCTGGTTCAACTTCAACCCTGCAAGTTTCCAAGCTTATGTATCTGATTCTGGtgattcttctttctcttatctGA
- the LOC122642151 gene encoding glucan endo-1,3-beta-glucosidase 4-like isoform X2 encodes MKPGKCQGSVFLLLTLIFYDVSGAFIGINIGTDVSNLPSAADVVATLKAYQVTHVRFYDADHQMLSALAGTGIEVMVGVTNEEVLGIGESPSVAAAWVNKNIVAYVPQTNITAIAVGSEVLTSIPNAAPVLVQAMNYLHNALVASNINFQVKVSSPQSMDMIPRPFPPSTATFNSTWNSTMYQFLQFLKNTGSFYMLNAYPYYGYTKGDGIFPIDYALFRSLSPTKQIVDPNTLFHYTSMFDSMVDATYYSIEALNFSGIPVLVTESGWPWLGGANESDATLENAQTYSNNLVRRVLNDSGPPSQPTIPISTYIYEMFNEDKRPGPTSEKNFGIFFTNGTTVYPLILGSSSQLTGNSSGVGVFCVAKQGADSDALQAGLNWACGQGQANCTAIQEGKPCYNPDTLQNHASYAYNDYFHKMQSVGGTCDFSGTATVSNVDPSYGSCIFSGSSNSNTSGGTTPSAFGPSGTIDAGSTSTLQVSKLMYLILVILLSLI; translated from the exons ATGAAGCCTGGAAAATGCCAAGGAAGTGTGTTTTTGCTGCTAaccttgattttttatgatgTGTCAG GTGCATTCATAGGGATAAACATTGGCACTGATGTCTCCAATTTACCATCTGCTGCGGATGTGGTTGCAACCCTTAAAGCTTATCAAGTTACTCATGTCCGTttctatgatgcggaccatcaAATGCTGAGTGCTCTTGCAGGCACTGGGATTGAAGTCATGGTGGGGGTCACTAATGAAGAGGTGCTAGGGATTGGAGAATCACCATCAGTTGCAGCAGCCTGGGTCAATAAGAATATTGTAGCTTATGTGCCACAAACCAATATCACAGCCATTGCTGTTGGCAGTGAGGTGCTGACTTCAATACCCAATGCTGCTCCCGTACTGGTTCAAGCCATGAACTACCTTCACAATGCTCTAGTTGCTTCAAATATCAATTTCCAGGTCAAAGTTTCGAGCCCACAGTCCATGGACATGATTCCTAGGCCTTTCCCTCCTTCCACTGCCACCTTCAATTCCACATGGAACTCCACCATGTACCAGTTCCTCCAGTTTTTGAAGAACACCGGATCCTTTTATATGTTAAATGCTTACCCTTATTATGGTTACACTAAAGGGGATGGCATCTTTCCAATTGATTATGCCCTTTTTAGGTCACTTTCTCCAACCAAACAAATTGTTGATCCCAATACTCTTTTCCACTACACCAGCATGTTTGACTCCATGGTTGATGCAACCTATTACTCTATTGAAGCACTCAATTTTTCTGGGATTCCTGTCCTAGTGACAGAATCGGGCTGGCCGTGGCTAGGTGGAGCCAATGAATCTGATGCAACTCTTGAGAATGCACAGACATACAGCAACAACTTGGTCCGCCGAGTGCTCAATGATTCAGGTCCTCCTAGTCAGCCAACTATACCAATCAGTACATACATTTATGAGATGTTCAATGAAGACAAACGACCAGGGCCCACATCTGAGAAAAATTTCGGCATATTTTTTACAAATGGAACAACCGTGtatcctttgattctgggttctTCATCTCAACTTACTGGGAACTCTTCTGGTGTTGGGGTGTTCTGTGTGGCAAAACAAGGTGCAGATTCTGATGCTTTGCAGGCTGGTCTGAACTGGGCTTGTGGGCAAGGACAGGCTAATTGCACTGCTATTCAAGAGGGGAAACCATGCTATAATCCTGACACTCTCCAGAACCATGCCTCTTATGCGTACAATGATTATTTTCACAAAATGCAGAGTGTTGGTGGGACTTGTGATTTTAGTGGTACAGCCACCGTTTCCAACGTTGATCCTA GCTATGGTTCGTGTATTTTTTCTGGAAG ttCTAATTCAAACACAAGTGGAGGAACAACTCCATCTGCATTTGGACCCTCGGGCACCATTGATGCTGGTTCAACTTCAACCCTGCAAGTTTCCAAGCTTATGTATCTGATTCTGGtgattcttctttctcttatctGA